Proteins encoded within one genomic window of Ottowia sp. SB7-C50:
- the cobT gene encoding nicotinate-nucleotide--dimethylbenzimidazole phosphoribosyltransferase: MSRLLRHQSAPALPAVADLHDPALAAALQHRIDRKTVPHGALGRLAALAMRLGMILGTTEPRLVAPQLVVFAADHGIAARGVSAYPSDVTWQMVGNFLAGGAAVSVLARQHGIAQTVVDCGVRHDFEPAPGLISHKIAPGTADMSAGPAMTAAQCAQAIANGIDIVKSLTGNALLLGEMGIGNTSPASCLSARLGGIDVGEVTGAGTGLDAAGIARKTAVLREALAANAGATEPLDALAALGGFEIATMVGSVLQAAAERRVIVVDGFIASSAVLVAARLSPHVLQRCVFAHRSDERGHARLLQMLPAEPLLDMGLRVGEGSGAVLAWPLLESACRILNEMASFESAGVSDKG; encoded by the coding sequence ATGAGCCGCTTGCTGCGCCACCAATCGGCGCCCGCTTTGCCCGCCGTAGCCGACCTGCACGACCCCGCACTTGCTGCCGCCCTGCAGCACCGCATCGACCGCAAGACCGTGCCGCACGGCGCGCTGGGGCGGCTGGCGGCGCTGGCGATGCGGCTGGGGATGATCCTGGGCACGACCGAGCCGCGCCTGGTCGCGCCGCAGCTGGTGGTGTTTGCGGCCGACCACGGCATTGCGGCGCGCGGCGTGTCGGCCTACCCGAGTGACGTGACCTGGCAGATGGTGGGCAACTTCCTGGCCGGCGGCGCGGCGGTGAGCGTGCTGGCGCGCCAGCACGGCATCGCGCAGACGGTGGTTGATTGCGGTGTGCGGCACGACTTTGAGCCCGCGCCTGGGCTGATCAGCCACAAGATCGCGCCCGGCACCGCCGACATGAGCGCCGGCCCGGCCATGACGGCCGCGCAGTGCGCGCAAGCCATCGCCAATGGCATCGATATCGTCAAAAGCCTGACCGGCAACGCGCTGCTGCTGGGCGAGATGGGCATTGGCAACACGTCGCCCGCCAGCTGCCTTTCGGCGCGGCTGGGCGGCATCGACGTGGGCGAAGTCACCGGCGCCGGCACCGGGCTGGACGCGGCCGGCATCGCGCGCAAGACGGCGGTGCTGCGCGAGGCGCTGGCCGCCAACGCAGGTGCCACCGAGCCGCTGGACGCGCTGGCCGCGCTGGGCGGCTTCGAGATCGCCACCATGGTCGGCAGCGTGCTGCAGGCGGCGGCCGAGCGGCGCGTGATCGTGGTCGATGGCTTCATCGCCAGCAGCGCGGTGCTGGTGGCGGCGCGGCTGTCGCCGCACGTGCTGCAGCGCTGTGTGTTTGCGCACCGATCCGACGAGCGCGGCCACGCGCGGCTGCTGCAAATGCTGCCCGCCGAGCCGCTGCTGGACATGGGCCTGCGGGTGGGCGAGGGCAGTGGCGCGGTGCTGGCCTGGCCGCTGCTGGAGTCGGCCTGTCGTATCCTGAACGAGATGGCCAGCTTTGAGTCGGCGGGCGTCAGTGACAAGGGTTGA
- a CDS encoding adenosylcobinamide-GDP ribazoletransferase, giving the protein MQALRHFLLALQFFTRIPVTGRLADWVGYSPAMLRASAGHFPGVGWVVGAAAALVLAAGLRWLPPGPLGALVATGLATAATVWLTGAFHEDGLADTADGLGGGLTRERALQIMKDSRIGSYGAVTLVLALGLKVALTALLAQRGAGAAAAAVLGAHVLSRAAPLDVMRRLSYVGEADGSKAKPLADAISPGGIATGIAWSLPALLLLAWALGGWSLLAAGVLWVLALAYMRRLLARRLQGFTGDTLGATQQVCELALLLGLALAASP; this is encoded by the coding sequence GTGCAGGCCTTACGCCACTTCCTGCTTGCGCTGCAGTTCTTCACCCGCATTCCGGTCACCGGCCGGCTGGCGGACTGGGTGGGCTACAGCCCGGCCATGCTGCGCGCCAGCGCCGGGCACTTTCCGGGCGTGGGCTGGGTGGTGGGCGCGGCGGCGGCGCTCGTGCTGGCGGCGGGGCTGCGCTGGCTGCCGCCGGGGCCGCTGGGCGCGCTGGTGGCGACCGGGCTGGCGACGGCGGCCACGGTGTGGCTCACCGGCGCCTTTCACGAAGACGGCCTGGCCGACACCGCCGACGGCCTGGGCGGCGGGCTGACGCGCGAGCGCGCGCTGCAGATCATGAAGGATTCGCGCATCGGCAGTTACGGCGCCGTCACGCTGGTGCTGGCGCTGGGGCTGAAGGTGGCGCTGACCGCACTGCTGGCCCAGCGCGGCGCCGGTGCCGCCGCCGCGGCGGTGCTGGGCGCGCACGTGCTGTCGCGCGCCGCGCCGCTCGACGTGATGCGGCGCCTGTCCTATGTGGGCGAGGCCGACGGCAGCAAGGCCAAGCCGCTGGCCGATGCGATATCGCCGGGCGGCATCGCCACCGGCATCGCGTGGTCGCTGCCGGCGCTGCTGCTGCTGGCGTGGGCGCTGGGCGGGTGGTCGCTGCTGGCGGCCGGGGTGCTGTGGGTGCTGGCGCTGGCCTACATGCGCCGGCTGCTGGCGCGCCGCCTGCAGGGCTTTACCGGCGACACGCTGGGGGCCACGCAGCAGGTGTGCGAGCTGGCGCTGCTGCTGGGCCTGGCGCTGGCGGCGTCGCCATGA
- a CDS encoding histidine phosphatase family protein, whose translation MTLWLLRHAPVLAEAGLCYGASDLRADPAVTRAAAGAAAAALPQGFALFTSPLQRCEQLAQSLQALRPDLSLQIDPRLREMDFGAWEGRRWADIGRAEFDSWIADFANAPPGGQGEPVRDFMARVGAAWDDWRASGRDAVWVTHAGVMRAALLLSRGVRLPASAADWPAEALDFGELRALRADP comes from the coding sequence ATGACGCTCTGGCTGCTGCGCCACGCGCCGGTGCTGGCGGAAGCTGGCCTGTGCTACGGCGCCAGCGACCTGCGCGCCGACCCGGCTGTCACGCGGGCGGCAGCCGGCGCGGCCGCTGCCGCCTTGCCGCAGGGCTTCGCGTTGTTCACGTCGCCGCTACAACGTTGCGAGCAGCTGGCGCAGTCGCTGCAAGCGCTGCGGCCTGATTTGTCGCTGCAAATCGACCCGCGCCTGCGCGAAATGGACTTTGGCGCCTGGGAAGGCCGCCGCTGGGCCGACATCGGCCGGGCTGAATTCGACAGCTGGATCGCCGACTTCGCCAACGCGCCGCCGGGCGGGCAGGGCGAGCCCGTGCGCGACTTCATGGCGCGCGTGGGCGCCGCCTGGGACGACTGGCGCGCCAGCGGGCGCGACGCCGTGTGGGTGACGCACGCCGGGGTGATGCGCGCGGCGCTGCTGCTGTCGCGCGGCGTGCGGCTGCCGGCCAGCGCCGCCGACTGGCCGGCCGAGGCGCTGGACTTTGGTGAACTGCGGGCGTTGCGCGCGGATCCGTAG
- a CDS encoding alpha-ketoglutarate-dependent dioxygenase AlkB, which translates to MNSQCLLFADEALTLVHDAQGGIRHHPGVVAPDVAAEWLAALLPLVPWRSERRPMYDRIVDVPRLMSSVSLADPDRPPCIDAALAAVQSVAPAPYTRAGLNLYRDGRDSVALHNDRVHDLAPGQPIAIVSLGAPRDMLIKPKRGGSAQRICLEAGSVLVMSHASQFTHDHGIPKTAARVGARVSVAFRVRL; encoded by the coding sequence ATGAATTCACAGTGTTTGCTGTTCGCCGACGAAGCGCTGACCCTCGTGCACGACGCGCAGGGCGGCATCCGCCACCACCCCGGCGTGGTGGCGCCCGACGTGGCGGCCGAATGGCTGGCCGCGCTGCTGCCGCTGGTGCCCTGGCGCAGCGAACGGCGGCCGATGTACGACCGCATCGTCGACGTGCCGCGCCTCATGTCCAGCGTGTCGCTGGCCGACCCCGACCGACCGCCGTGCATCGACGCCGCGCTGGCGGCCGTGCAGTCGGTGGCGCCCGCGCCCTACACGCGCGCGGGGCTCAACCTGTACCGCGACGGGCGCGACAGCGTGGCCCTGCACAACGACCGCGTGCACGACCTGGCGCCGGGCCAGCCCATCGCCATCGTGTCGCTCGGCGCGCCGCGCGACATGCTGATCAAGCCCAAGCGCGGCGGCAGCGCCCAGCGCATCTGCCTCGAAGCCGGCAGCGTGCTGGTGATGAGCCACGCCTCGCAGTTCACGCACGACCACGGCATCCCCAAGACGGCGGCGCGGGTGGGGGCGCGGGTGAGCGTGGCGTTCCGGGTGCGGCTGTAG
- the lysS gene encoding lysine--tRNA ligase, translating to MPSFPRFTVTQTPPTDDLPQDENKLIAERRDKLKALRSAGGVAFPNDFKPKDRAAQLHQAHGAIEKEAMAAAEPVRASVSGRMMLKRVMGKASFATLQDATGRIQIYVVRDDVGEDTYNAFKHWDLGDIVAAEGHLFKTKTGELSIHATSIRLLTKSLRPLPDKFHGMQDQELKYRQRYVDLIMDEAARTRFAARSKTLAAMRGFMTGHGFMEVETPMLHPIPGGANAKPFVTHHNALDQQMFLRIAPELYLKRLIVGGFERVFEINRSFRNEGISVRHNPEFTMMEFYAAYWNYQDLMAFTEQLLRDTAQQAVGSLQLSYQGRAVDLSQPFARLTIREAIHAHTDIGAHVDDAAELTRRLKKLGLTEEKDKLSARSLASLQVMYFEEEVEQHLWAPTFIMEHPTEISPLARANDQRPEVTERFELYITGREMANGFSELNDAEDQAARFAAQASAKDSGDDEAMFYDADFVRALEYGMPPTGGCGVGIDRFMMLLTDSPSIRDVILFPALRQEA from the coding sequence ATTCCTTCCTTTCCGCGATTCACCGTGACCCAGACCCCGCCCACCGACGACCTGCCACAAGACGAAAACAAGCTGATCGCCGAGCGGCGCGACAAGCTGAAGGCGCTGCGCAGCGCCGGCGGCGTGGCCTTTCCCAACGATTTCAAGCCCAAAGACCGCGCAGCGCAGCTGCATCAAGCGCATGGCGCTATCGAAAAAGAAGCAATGGCGGCCGCCGAGCCGGTGCGCGCCAGCGTGTCGGGCCGCATGATGCTCAAGCGCGTGATGGGCAAGGCCAGCTTTGCCACGCTGCAGGACGCCACCGGCCGCATCCAGATCTACGTGGTGCGCGACGACGTGGGCGAGGACACCTACAACGCCTTCAAGCACTGGGACCTGGGTGACATCGTGGCCGCCGAAGGCCATCTGTTCAAGACCAAGACGGGCGAGCTGTCGATCCACGCCACGTCGATCCGCCTGCTCACCAAGAGTCTGCGCCCGCTGCCCGACAAGTTCCACGGCATGCAGGACCAGGAACTGAAATACCGCCAGCGCTACGTCGACCTGATCATGGACGAGGCGGCGCGCACGCGCTTTGCCGCGCGCAGCAAGACGCTGGCCGCCATGCGCGGCTTCATGACCGGCCACGGCTTCATGGAAGTCGAGACGCCCATGCTGCACCCGATTCCGGGCGGCGCCAACGCCAAGCCGTTTGTCACGCACCACAACGCGCTGGACCAGCAGATGTTCCTGCGCATCGCGCCCGAGCTGTACCTCAAGCGCCTGATCGTCGGCGGCTTCGAGCGCGTGTTCGAAATCAACCGCAGCTTCCGCAACGAAGGCATCAGCGTGCGGCACAACCCCGAATTCACGATGATGGAGTTCTACGCCGCGTACTGGAACTACCAGGACCTGATGGCGTTCACCGAACAGCTGCTGCGCGACACGGCGCAGCAGGCCGTCGGCTCGCTGCAGCTGTCCTACCAGGGCCGCGCGGTCGACCTGAGCCAGCCGTTTGCGCGCCTGACCATCCGCGAAGCCATCCACGCGCACACCGACATCGGCGCGCATGTGGACGACGCCGCCGAACTGACCCGCCGCCTGAAGAAGCTGGGCCTGACCGAAGAAAAAGACAAGTTGAGCGCGCGCAGCCTGGCCAGCCTGCAGGTGATGTACTTCGAGGAAGAAGTGGAGCAGCACCTGTGGGCGCCCACCTTCATCATGGAACACCCGACCGAGATCAGCCCGCTGGCGCGCGCCAACGACCAGCGGCCCGAGGTGACCGAGCGCTTCGAGCTCTACATCACCGGCCGCGAGATGGCCAACGGCTTCAGCGAGCTGAACGACGCCGAGGACCAGGCCGCGCGCTTTGCAGCCCAGGCCAGCGCGAAGGATTCGGGCGACGACGAGGCCATGTTCTACGACGCCGACTTCGTGCGCGCGCTCGAATACGGCATGCCGCCCACCGGCGGCTGCGGCGTGGGCATCGACCGCTTCATGATGCTGCTGACCGACAGCCCCAGCATCCGCGACGTCATCCTGTTCCCGGCGCTGCGGCAGGAAGCCTGA
- a CDS encoding lipopolysaccharide biosynthesis protein — protein MLRATLTLLTGGALAQMVPLLLGPALARLFSPEAFGLFTAFSTIAASVAVVACARYEYALPMAQDDAEATALLALALRIGLAVTLLSVPLAWALHVAGRLPVAWALPLSVAAAGLLQALSLWANRAEAYRSLAASRFVQYAGAALLQAALGLAIWRAGSGQAAGADAAWALVLGPVVAVLLAALWLARRAPPGGWRALWQVPADALRGVARRYRDFPLLNTPHAFLGTLQDALAVALLIAWSGEAAAGFWGLALRYLKAPATLVGSAVSQALYPRLTQSAPAEAQRAVRQTMAVLALPALGLMALLALAGPRLFEWAFGAPWRDAGELARALAPYIAAHFVAAPLAVVTMAWHGQRWAFRLALVGQAVFLLCLGWGLWTGGLLRGAWAVSAGMVIYFGYYFWRLAHWPHIPSRGAAAGEARA, from the coding sequence ATGCTGCGCGCCACCCTGACCCTGCTGACCGGCGGCGCGCTGGCGCAAATGGTGCCGCTGCTGCTGGGGCCGGCGCTGGCGCGCCTGTTCAGCCCCGAGGCGTTTGGCCTGTTCACCGCGTTTTCGACCATCGCCGCCAGCGTGGCCGTGGTGGCCTGCGCGCGCTACGAATACGCGCTGCCGATGGCGCAGGACGATGCCGAGGCGACGGCGCTGCTGGCGCTGGCGCTGCGCATCGGGCTGGCGGTGACGCTGCTGAGCGTGCCGCTGGCGTGGGCGCTGCACGTGGCGGGGCGGCTGCCGGTGGCGTGGGCGCTGCCGCTGTCGGTGGCGGCGGCCGGGCTGTTGCAGGCCCTCAGTTTGTGGGCCAACCGGGCCGAAGCGTATCGGTCGCTGGCGGCCAGCCGCTTCGTGCAGTACGCCGGCGCGGCGCTGCTGCAGGCGGCGCTGGGGCTGGCGATCTGGCGCGCCGGCAGCGGCCAGGCGGCAGGTGCCGACGCGGCCTGGGCGCTGGTGCTGGGGCCGGTGGTGGCCGTGCTGCTGGCCGCGCTGTGGCTGGCGCGCAGGGCGCCGCCGGGCGGCTGGCGCGCGCTGTGGCAGGTACCGGCCGATGCCTTGCGCGGCGTGGCGCGCCGTTATCGCGACTTTCCGCTGCTGAACACCCCGCACGCCTTTCTGGGCACGCTGCAGGACGCGCTGGCGGTGGCGCTGCTGATCGCCTGGTCGGGCGAGGCGGCGGCGGGCTTCTGGGGGCTGGCGCTGCGCTACCTGAAGGCGCCGGCCACGCTGGTGGGCTCGGCGGTGTCGCAGGCGCTGTACCCGCGCCTGACACAATCGGCCCCGGCCGAGGCGCAGCGCGCGGTGCGCCAGACCATGGCCGTGCTGGCGCTGCCGGCGCTGGGGCTGATGGCGCTGCTGGCGCTGGCGGGGCCGCGCCTGTTTGAATGGGCATTTGGTGCGCCGTGGCGCGACGCGGGCGAGCTGGCGCGCGCGCTGGCGCCGTACATCGCCGCGCACTTCGTCGCCGCGCCGCTGGCGGTGGTCACCATGGCCTGGCACGGGCAGCGCTGGGCGTTCAGGCTGGCGCTGGTGGGGCAGGCGGTGTTTCTGCTGTGCCTGGGCTGGGGTTTGTGGACGGGCGGCTTGTTGCGGGGGGCTTGGGCGGTGTCGGCGGGCATGGTGATTTACTTCGGCTACTACTTCTGGCGGCTGGCGCACTGGCCGCACATTCCGTCGCGTGGCGCGGCCGCGGGCGAGGCGCGGGCATGA
- a CDS encoding acyltransferase, whose amino-acid sequence MSVGLRALANRWRRRLWHALFFRMLFGERAADGAALHGTRISPTTCIENEAGLTLGDDVFIGHFNYIEASAGVTIGRGTQVTNYVSIVSHSTHRAVRVAAGLSGAALEAAVIRAPIAIGERCFIGPHSTVEAGTTLGHDTLVAAHSRVRGQFPDFAVLAGSPARVVGDVREADARWLERMRQGGERDFLNAKGAEGSQKAQKF is encoded by the coding sequence ATGAGCGTGGGCCTGCGCGCGCTGGCCAACCGCTGGCGGCGGCGGCTGTGGCATGCGCTGTTCTTTCGCATGCTGTTTGGCGAACGGGCGGCGGATGGCGCCGCGCTGCACGGCACCCGCATCTCGCCCACCACCTGCATCGAAAACGAAGCCGGCCTGACGCTGGGCGACGACGTGTTCATCGGCCACTTCAACTACATCGAAGCCAGTGCGGGCGTCACCATCGGCCGTGGCACGCAGGTCACCAACTACGTCAGCATCGTCAGCCACAGCACGCACCGCGCGGTGCGCGTGGCGGCCGGGCTGTCGGGCGCGGCGCTGGAGGCGGCCGTGATCCGCGCGCCCATCGCCATCGGCGAGCGCTGCTTCATCGGCCCGCACAGCACCGTCGAAGCCGGCACCACCCTGGGCCACGACACCCTGGTGGCCGCGCACAGCCGCGTGCGCGGGCAGTTCCCCGACTTCGCCGTGCTGGCCGGCAGCCCGGCGCGCGTGGTGGGCGACGTGCGCGAGGCGGATGCGCGGTGGCTGGAAAGGATGCGTCAGGGCGGGGAGAGGGATTTTTTGAACGCAAAGGGCGCAGAGGGTTCGCAGAAGGCGCAGAAATTTTGA
- a CDS encoding glycosyltransferase, with protein sequence MTQAPHLVLLGDAISVHVQRWVAEMRARGWRMSLLTARPQAIDGIEQVTLPPVRRSTDWLFRVGAARRALARLQPDLVHAHYVTSYGYLAARAHRGTRCPLVMTAWGSDLLLTPRESALKRRLTAWTLRQADVVTGDSADLLAAARALAPGVRTELIHWGVDRARFAPAAWADKPGFEAVSLRSWEPNYEIGTILHAFALVRATHSQARLHLLGGGSQEAALRAQIERLALADAVQMHGRLDDAGMAAVLARGKLSVSVPRSDATSVSVLESMACGLAVIASDLPANRDWLDARLLVPPGDAAALARVWGGLIDDDAQARQAGARNAARIALDGDRRVQMDAVDRLYRELINGRGRT encoded by the coding sequence ATGACCCAAGCCCCCCATCTGGTCCTGCTGGGCGATGCCATCAGCGTGCACGTGCAGCGCTGGGTGGCCGAGATGCGCGCGCGCGGCTGGCGCATGTCGCTCCTCACGGCGCGGCCGCAGGCCATCGACGGCATCGAGCAGGTCACGCTGCCGCCGGTGCGCCGCTCGACCGACTGGCTGTTTCGCGTGGGGGCCGCGCGGCGCGCGCTGGCCCGGCTGCAGCCCGACCTGGTGCACGCGCACTACGTCACCTCGTACGGCTATCTGGCGGCGCGCGCGCATCGCGGCACCCGTTGCCCGCTGGTGATGACCGCGTGGGGCAGCGACCTGCTGCTGACGCCGCGCGAAAGCGCGCTCAAGCGCCGGCTGACGGCGTGGACGCTGCGCCAGGCCGACGTGGTGACCGGGGATTCGGCCGACCTGCTGGCCGCCGCGCGCGCGCTGGCGCCCGGCGTGCGCACCGAGCTGATCCACTGGGGCGTGGACCGCGCGCGCTTTGCCCCGGCGGCGTGGGCCGACAAGCCCGGCTTCGAAGCCGTCAGCCTGCGCAGCTGGGAGCCCAATTACGAGATCGGCACCATTCTGCACGCCTTCGCGCTGGTGCGCGCCACCCATTCGCAGGCGCGGCTGCACCTGCTGGGTGGCGGCTCGCAGGAAGCCGCGCTGCGGGCGCAGATCGAGCGGCTGGCGCTGGCCGACGCGGTGCAGATGCACGGCCGGCTCGACGACGCGGGCATGGCCGCAGTGTTGGCGCGCGGCAAGCTGTCCGTCAGCGTGCCGCGCAGCGATGCCACATCGGTGTCGGTGCTGGAAAGCATGGCCTGCGGCCTGGCCGTGATCGCCAGCGACCTGCCGGCCAACCGCGACTGGCTGGACGCGCGGCTGCTGGTGCCCCCGGGCGATGCGGCGGCGCTGGCGCGCGTGTGGGGCGGCCTGATTGACGACGACGCACAGGCGCGACAGGCCGGCGCGCGCAATGCCGCGCGCATCGCGCTGGACGGCGACCGGCGCGTGCAGATGGATGCGGTGGACCGCCTGTACCGCGAACTGATCAACGGCCGGGGCCGGACATGA
- a CDS encoding glycosyltransferase family 2 protein encodes MTEPAMPLVSVIAPCRNERAAIDAFCDSALAQQLPPGWQLEVLVADGRSDDGTRERLAERAAQDARLKLIDNPGRIVSTGLNAALAQARGKVIVRFDIHTEFAPDYIAECLAALARTGADNVGGPWVARGQGAMGRAVAAAFQSRWVVGGARSRDRAYEGPVDTVYLGCWPRATFDRFGGFDERLVRNQDDEHNLRLRLGGARLWQSARIRSLYQPRGSVRQLFNQQMQYGYWRPFVMRKHGQPGSLRQLVPALFVAALAGSALVAPWWPWPLALLLAAYAAYVAGASLAAARQAGDAGTLARLPLVIAAYHLGYGVGTWRGLLDVLLRRNAGQRWSRLTR; translated from the coding sequence ATGACCGAGCCGGCCATGCCACTCGTCAGCGTCATCGCGCCGTGCCGCAACGAGCGCGCCGCCATCGACGCCTTCTGCGACAGCGCGCTGGCCCAGCAGCTGCCGCCTGGCTGGCAGCTGGAAGTGCTGGTGGCCGATGGCCGCAGCGACGACGGCACGCGCGAACGGCTGGCCGAGCGCGCCGCGCAGGATGCGCGCCTGAAGCTGATCGACAACCCCGGCCGCATCGTTTCAACCGGCCTGAACGCCGCGCTGGCCCAGGCGCGCGGCAAGGTCATCGTGCGCTTCGACATCCACACCGAATTCGCGCCCGACTACATCGCCGAATGCCTGGCCGCGCTGGCGCGTACCGGCGCCGACAACGTGGGCGGGCCCTGGGTGGCGCGCGGGCAGGGCGCCATGGGGCGCGCGGTGGCGGCGGCGTTTCAGAGTCGCTGGGTGGTGGGCGGCGCGCGCTCGCGCGACCGGGCGTACGAAGGGCCGGTGGACACGGTCTACCTGGGCTGCTGGCCGCGCGCCACGTTCGACCGCTTTGGCGGCTTCGACGAACGACTGGTGCGCAACCAGGACGACGAACACAACCTGCGCCTGCGCCTGGGCGGCGCGCGGCTGTGGCAAAGCGCGCGCATCCGCTCGCTCTACCAGCCGCGCGGCAGCGTGCGCCAGCTGTTCAACCAGCAGATGCAATACGGCTACTGGCGGCCGTTTGTGATGCGCAAGCACGGGCAACCCGGATCGCTGCGCCAGCTGGTGCCGGCGCTGTTCGTGGCCGCGCTGGCCGGCAGCGCGCTGGTGGCGCCGTGGTGGCCGTGGCCGCTGGCGCTGCTGCTGGCCGCCTATGCCGCGTACGTGGCCGGCGCATCGCTGGCGGCGGCGCGGCAGGCGGGCGATGCGGGCACGCTGGCGCGCCTGCCGCTGGTCATCGCCGCCTATCATCTGGGCTATGGCGTGGGCACCTGGCGCGGCCTGCTGGACGTGCTGCTGCGGCGCAACGCGGGGCAGCGCTGGAGCCGCCTCACGCGCTAA
- a CDS encoding DegT/DnrJ/EryC1/StrS family aminotransferase: MALKNESFIPFARPDITDAEIDAVARAMRSGWVTTGPETKAFEQEFAAYLGGGLHAIAVNSATAGLHLALEAIGIGPGDEVIAPTLTFTATVEVARYLGADAKLVDVDPVTLNIDPAAIEAAITPRTKAILPVHYGGLACDMTAIFDIARRHGLQVIEDAAHALPTTTNGALVGQLASAAAVFSFYANKTMTTGEGGMVVTRDEALAARMRVMRLHGISRDAFDRFSSRTPAWYYEIVAPGFKYNMTDMAGALGRVQLARLPGFVQRRQQLAARYRAELQGLPLVLPADAPAGDAHAWHLFVLRLSDAATVTRDEVIQALSDAGIGTSVHYVPLHRQPYWRDRYGLTPEQFPVAEAAYQRMFSIPLFTAMSDDEQSRVIAALRACVR; encoded by the coding sequence TTGGCTTTGAAAAACGAATCTTTCATCCCCTTTGCCCGACCCGACATCACCGACGCCGAGATCGACGCCGTGGCGCGCGCCATGCGCTCGGGCTGGGTCACCACGGGGCCGGAAACGAAGGCGTTCGAACAGGAATTTGCCGCGTACCTGGGCGGCGGCCTGCACGCGATTGCCGTCAACTCGGCCACCGCCGGCCTGCACCTGGCGCTGGAGGCCATCGGCATCGGCCCCGGCGACGAGGTGATCGCGCCGACGCTGACCTTCACCGCGACGGTGGAAGTGGCGCGCTACCTGGGTGCGGACGCAAAGCTGGTGGACGTGGACCCGGTCACGCTCAACATCGACCCCGCCGCCATCGAGGCCGCCATCACGCCCCGGACGAAGGCCATCCTGCCGGTGCATTACGGCGGGCTGGCGTGCGACATGACGGCGATTTTCGACATCGCGCGCCGCCACGGCCTGCAGGTGATCGAAGACGCGGCGCACGCGCTGCCCACTACCACAAACGGAGCGCTGGTCGGCCAGCTGGCCAGCGCTGCCGCAGTCTTCAGCTTCTACGCCAACAAGACCATGACCACCGGCGAGGGCGGCATGGTGGTGACGCGCGACGAGGCGCTGGCGGCCCGCATGCGGGTGATGCGCCTGCACGGCATCAGCCGCGACGCGTTCGACCGCTTCAGCAGCCGCACGCCCGCGTGGTATTACGAAATCGTCGCGCCCGGCTTCAAGTACAACATGACCGACATGGCCGGCGCGCTGGGCCGCGTGCAGCTGGCGCGGCTGCCCGGCTTTGTGCAGCGGCGCCAGCAACTGGCGGCGCGCTATCGGGCCGAGTTGCAAGGCCTGCCGCTGGTGTTGCCCGCCGACGCGCCGGCGGGCGATGCCCACGCGTGGCACCTGTTCGTGCTGCGCCTGTCCGACGCCGCGACGGTGACGCGCGACGAAGTGATCCAGGCGCTGAGCGACGCCGGCATCGGCACCAGCGTGCATTACGTGCCGCTGCACCGGCAGCCGTACTGGCGCGATCGCTATGGGCTGACCCCCGAGCAGTTTCCGGTGGCCGAAGCCGCGTACCAGCGCATGTTCAGCATCCCGCTGTTCACCGCCATGAGCGACGACGAGCAGTCGCGCGTCATCGCCGCGCTGCGGGCCTGCGTGCGATGA
- a CDS encoding sugar transferase, protein MNTRSAAAKRAMDLALTLAALPLALPMMAAIALWVRLDSPGPALFRQQRVGRGGALFRIHKFRTMHLHDGAGPQITAGGDARITRAGSWLRRTKLDELPQLIDVLRGDMSLVGPRPEVPRYMALYDDDVRRQILSVRPGITDRAAIEFRDEERLLAASTDPERTYVQQVMPVKQRYYLDYVARRSVGGRCAHPAGHAAGAGEMNRGQAAGLASAQTRGGYTARPTHNHTPALAHPARTAMNTVAISTVTHRIPPC, encoded by the coding sequence GTGAACACCCGCAGCGCCGCCGCCAAGCGCGCCATGGACCTGGCGCTGACGCTGGCCGCGCTGCCGCTGGCGCTGCCGATGATGGCGGCCATCGCGCTGTGGGTGCGGCTGGATTCGCCCGGCCCGGCGCTGTTCAGGCAGCAGCGCGTGGGGCGGGGCGGGGCGCTGTTTCGCATCCACAAGTTCCGCACCATGCACCTGCACGACGGCGCCGGGCCGCAGATCACGGCCGGCGGCGATGCGCGCATCACCCGCGCCGGCAGCTGGCTGCGGCGCACCAAGCTGGACGAATTGCCACAGCTGATCGACGTGCTGCGCGGCGACATGAGCCTGGTCGGCCCGCGGCCCGAGGTGCCGCGCTACATGGCGCTGTATGACGACGACGTGCGCCGCCAGATCCTCAGCGTGCGACCCGGCATCACCGACCGCGCGGCGATCGAGTTCCGCGACGAAGAGCGCCTGCTGGCCGCCAGCACGGACCCGGAGCGCACCTACGTCCAGCAGGTCATGCCCGTCAAGCAGCGCTATTACCTGGACTACGTGGCGCGCCGCAGCGTGGGGGGGCGATGTGCGCATCCTGCTGGACACGCTGCGGGCGCTGGTGAAATGAATCGCGGGCAGGCGGCTGGGCTGGCCAGCGCGCAGACCCGCGGAGGCTACACCGCGCGCCCAACGCATAATCACACGCCTGCGCTGGCCCATCCAGCGCGGACAGCTATGAACACTGTAGCAATTTCAACCGTGACCCACAGGATTCCGCCGTGCTGA